In Streptomyces sp. NBC_01231, the sequence GTGCGGCCGGGCCTGCTCGGGGATGCCGTCGATGCCGTCCGCCATGCGTCGGGACGCGCTCGGACCGCCCGCGCCCGTGGCGGCCGGCTGCTCCCGTGTGCCGCGCTCTTCGTCCCGCACCGGCCCGTCCCCGTTCCTCACGCCGGCCCGGGTCCCGCGCCGCGCTGTTTGTAGAGGCTGATCGAAACGGTCTTGTCCTCGTCGACGGCCGACGAGACCTTGCCGGCGAGGGCCGACAGCACCGTCCACGCGAAGGTGTCCCGCGCGGGGGCGTGACCGTCCGTGGTCGGCGCCGAGACGGTGACCTCCAGTGAGTCGTCGACAAGGCGGAACACACAGCTGAGGACTGAGCCGGGCACGGCCTGCTGGAGCAGGATCGCGCACGCCTCGTCCACCGCGATGCGCAGGTCCTCGATCTCGTCGAGGGTGAAGTCCAAACGGGCCGCGAGACCGGCCGTGGCCGTACGCAGCACCGACAGGTAGGCACCCGCAGCGGGCAGCCGGACTTCGACGAAGTCCTGGGTCGCGGGCTCGCCTGCGATCTGGGACACCCTCACCTCCAAGGTGGTACAAGCTTTTCAGGGCCGAGGGTCGCCCCCCGGGATAACGCGATACATGGTTCAGCGGTGACGCTACCGCGCTCTGAACTTTCCTGTCCCCGGGACCCCAGCCCCTTGCTGTCACTCATAGTAAACACACGGACACGCTCCGTGGCTAGGGGGTCTGCGGGCCCAATTGGGAAGAGCGCGCGCCGGGTTGACGTACCCAGACGTCAGACGGTCGAACCGTCCAAATCCGGGGTCGGTCGGGGGTCATACGAGGACGTGGTCGACGAAGCACCACCGCCATGCCTCACCGGGCTCGAACGTCCGCATGATCGGATGTCCGGCGTCCTTGTAGTGCTCCGTCGCGTGTCGTCCCGGCGAGGAGTCGCAGCAGCCGACGTGGCCGCAGGTCAGGCACAGGCGCAGCTGTACCGGATGGGTGCCGGTCGCCAGGCACTCCGTACAGGTCTCGCTCAGTGGCTCGGGTTGGGGGTGCGGCAGCTCGTCGGCGTGCGTGCACTGTTTCATGATTGCCAGGTTACGACGGGTGCGCGGACGGCCGCGCGGAAAACCGAGGGCGGGCACCCGACGACGGACGAGGGTGGGCGGGAAACATGGACGTGATGCCACTGCTGTTGCTGGTGGCGGGCAGTGCCGTGGTCGCGGCGGCGGCCCGGCGCACCCCGGTGCCGGCGCCGCTGCTGCTGGTCGCGGCCGGGCTCGCGATCAGTTACGTCCCCGGAGTCCCCGGGTACACCCTCGACCCGCATGTCGTCCTGCCGCTCGTGCTGCCCCCGCTGCTGTACACGTCGGCCGCCGACAGCTCCTACCTCGACCTGCGCGCGCAGTTGCGGCCGGTGGCGCTGCTGTCCGTGGGCTACGTCCTCTTCGCGACCTTCGCCGTCGGCTGGGCCGCCTACCTGATCGTGCCGAATCTGCCGCTGACCGCGGCCCTGGTGCTGGGCGCGGTGGTGGCGCCGCCGGACGCCGTCGCGGCCACGGCGGTCGCTCGCCGGGTGGGGCTGCCCTCCCGGATCACCACGATCCTGCAGGGCGAGTCCCTGGTGAACGACGCCACCGCGATCACGGCCTACCGGGTGGCCCTCGCGGCGGCCGTCGGCGAGGGTGCCACCTGGGCCGGCGGGATCGGCGAGTTCCTGCTCGCGGCGGTCGGCGGCGTCGGCTTCGGGCTGGTGCTCATGGTGCCGATCCACTGGCTGCGCACCCACCTGAAGGAGGCGCTGCTGCAGAACACGCTCTCCCTGCTGATCCCGTTCGTCGCGTACGCGGCCGCCGAGCAGGTGCACGCCTCCGGTGTCCTCGCGGTCGTGACCGTGGCGCTCTATCTCGGCCACCGTGCGTGGCAGGTCGACTTCGCGACCCGCCTCCAGGAGGAGGCCGTGTGGAAGATGGTGGCGTTCGTCCTGGAGTCCGCGGTGTTCGCCCTGATCGGACTGCAACTGCCGGTGATCCTCAAGGGCCTGGGACAGTACGAGGGGGGTAGGGCCGCCTGGTACGCGATCACCGTGTTCCTCGTGGTGGTCGCCTCCCGTTTCGTGTGGGTGTATCCGGCGACCTTCCTGCCCCGCAGGCTGTCGGCGCGGATCCGGGAGCGCGAGGAGAACCCGACCTGGAAGGCGCCGTTCGTCATCGCCTGGGCGGGCATGCGGGGCGTGGTGTCCCTGGCCATCGCCTTCTCGATCCCGCTGACCGTGCACGGCGGCGGCCCCTTCCCCGAGCGCAACCTCATCCTGTTCCTGACCTTCACCACGGTCATCGGGACGCTGGTCCTCCAGGGCCTCACCCTGCCCTCGCTGGTCCGCCTCCTGAAGCTCCCCGGCCGGGACCCGCAGGCCGAGACCCTCGCGGAGGCCAATGCCCAGGCGCAGGCCTCCCGGGCCGCCGAGCGGCGCCTGGACGAACTCCTCTCCGACGAGCACAACGCCCTCCCGGGGCCGCTGGCCGACCGCCTGCGCTCGGTCCTGGAGCGGCGCCGCAACGCGGTCTGGGAACGCCTCGGCCAGGTCAACCCGCTCACCGGTGAGACCGTCGACGACGCCTACCGGCGCCTGTCCCGGGAGATGATCGGCGCCGAACGCACGGTCTTCGTCAAGTTGCGCGACGCCCGCTACATCGACGACGAGATGCTGCGGACCCTGCTGCGCAGGCTGGACCTGGAGGAGGCGGCGGCTTATCGGGAGGCGGTGTGAGGAACGGTCGTTTCCCCCTAATGTGGTCACGACGGTGATTTCCGTACGCGGTGATCTCTGTACGTAGCACGGGGGGCGGGGCAGATGCAGGACACGTGTGAGCCCGGGGCGGACGTCACGCTCGCCATCAATCAGGTCAGTGCGTGGATCTCCGCGGCCGACACCAAGGCGGGGCTGCTGGCCGCGAGCCTGGGGGTCCTCCTCGCCGGGCTTCTGACCCAGGCGGATCCGCTGCGGACGATGGCTCCGCCGCACACGGTCCGGGAAACGCTGGCCCTGGTTCTGGCTCATCTGGTGATGGTCTCGGTCGCGATGTCGGGCTGGTTCATCCTCCGCACACTGGCCCCGAAGTCCATGTCGGGCCTGCCGACGCGGTACGGCTGGCCGACGCTCGCGCGGCGGACCGGCGCCCCGGAGCCCGCCCCGGAACCGGACGGGGGGAACGGGCGGGCGCGGGCCGAGGCGTGGCAGCACGCGGTCGACCTCGCGGTCATCGCAGAGCGGAAGTTCGTCGCCTTCCGGGTCGCGTTGGGGTGGGCGATGGTAGCGGGCGGAACCCTCCTGTCGCTACTGATTGTCGTTGTTTGGGCATGATCTGATGATCCATTGGCTTAACACACTGCTCCTGGCTAATCTCTGATTTCTCCCCGCCGAGGTGGCCGGATCCGCCGCCTCACACATCAACGGCGGGGTGTTCTGGGGTGCTTGACCTTGGGGGACGAGCAGCTTGACCACTTCCGGTGTTTTTCCTGTTCATCACGTCATGCTCGGCATCGACATCCAGGGTTCCTCCCGGCCTTCCCGTGACGACAGCGTCCTGCCGACGCTCCGCGCGGCGCAGACCAGGCTGATCGCCGAGGCCCTGGGGCAGCAGGGCGTCGACAAGAGCGCCTACGCGCTCCGCAGCCGCGGCGACGGCGGTCGCTATGACTTCCGTCCGGGGGTCTCCCCGGTCCCCGTGGTGGAAGCGGTGACAGGCCGGCTCCCCGGCCTGCTGCGGCGCCACAACAAGGAGTCGTCGGAGGCGCTTCAGCTCGTGCTGCGGCTCGTCGTGCACGGCGGATACCTCGTGCCCACCCCTGACGGAGGCGACGCCGACGGAGCGGACGTCAACCTGTTGCACGGGATGCTGGACGCGGAGCAGTTGCGTTCCGAGCTGGCCGACAACAGTGCGCCGTACGTGCTCGCGGTGTCGGAGAGCATCTGGTACGGCGCTGTCCGGCACGGGCACGGCGAGCTCGACCCGGACGCCTTCACGCCCGCGGAGCTGACCGTCAAGGGTGGCGTGCGGGCGGCCACCTGGCTGACCCCGGCCGCACGTACCCCGCGGCCCGCACTGAGTCCCGAGCCTTCGGAGGCGGGGAAGGCCGGCCGGGCGCCTCGCCAGGACGGTGGCGACTCCGCCTCCCCGGACGAGCGTCCCCGGCCGGGTATCACCTTCAACGGACGGGTGCGGGCCAAGAACGTGGTCAGCGGCGAGCAGTGGAACATTCGGTGAGTCCGCAGGAGTCCACGGACACCGCCGACGGGACCGAGGCGAAGGACGACGATTCCGCTGGTCCGGACGTGACCGGCGACCAGGTGGACGGTGCCGACGGGGACCAGTTCGATCCGGGGGACATGCACCAGCTGCGCTCCGACCTGGACAACGACGTGGGCCGCTTCGACGGCGCCGGGTCGATGACCTTCCAACGCCGGGTGCGGGCCGAGTCGATCGTGGGCGGCGACCAGTTCATCCTCAACATGGCCCAGCGCCCCGCCCGCCGCGCCAGTTGGTACCGCCTCACGGACGCCGAGCTGACGGAGATGGAGCAGGTCTATGTGCGTCCGTCGTGCGCTCAGGACGCGGAGGACACGCTGCGCCGCCACCATGTGCTCGTGCTGCGCGGCCCCCGCCACAGCGGCCTGCGTTTTCTCGCCACGGCCGTCGCCGTCACCCTGGCGCCGCCCGACGGACAGTGCCGGCTCCTCCACCCGGGCACCGACCCGGACACCCTCGTGGCGAAGGACGTGGCCGCCGGCTGCGCGTACGTGCTGGAGACCGGGCCGGGGCGGTCGGACCGCCCCCTGAGCGGCTTCACGCTGTCCAAGCTGTCGCAGATCCTTACCGACCGGGGCGCCTTCCTGGTGCTGACGGTCGACGACGCCTCGCCCGCTCCGACGGACACGGCCGCGTGGTCGGTGTCGGTGGACGAACGCCCGGACGGCGCCCGCCTGCTGCGCAGCCACCTGCGGCACCGGCTGCCCATGGCGCGGCGCTCGCACGCGGAGACCCTGCTCGGCCACGAGGAGGTGACCGAGTGGCTCGCGACCAGGCCGACGCCGACGGAGATCGCGCAGACCGCACGCGAACTGGCACGGACCGCCGACGGATCGGTGACCGTGGCCGAGTGCATGGCCCAGGTCGCCGTACGCATCAAGCAGGACGCGGCGGACCTGCTCAAGAACCAGGAGCTGCCCCGGGAACTGGCGCTCAGCGTGGCCTTCTTCGGCGGGTTCCCCTATGCGACGGTCACCCGCCTGGAGAACCGGCTGGCCGACGTCGTCCACGAGGCGATGGCACACGACGGAGCCCGCCCGCGCCCCTTCCTCAACGTCACGCGCAGGGAACGACTGGAAGCGGTACGCGCCGTCACCGCCACCGGGACGGTGTACACCCGCTACGGCAGCAGTCCGGCGGAGGTCGTGGACTTCTCCGCGCGAGGCCTGGCGCCGGCGCTCATCGACGCCATGTGGCTGGATTACGACGGCTTCGAGTTGCTGCGTTGGCTCTCCGAGCTCGTGCACGACCCCGACGCGGCGGTCCGGCGGCGCGCGGCGGTGTGCGTGGGCCGGCTGTCTCTGCTGAGCTTCGTCGAGATCGCGGAGGAGGTGCTTCAGCCGTGGTCCCTCTCGACCGATCAGCGCGACCGGGTGGCCGCGGCGATCGCGCTCTCCGTGGCGGTGCGCGACCCGGCCGTCGCGGGGCACGCTCTGGGCCTGGTGGAGTCCTGGGGGGCGGCCTCCAACCGGTACCGGCGCATGACCGCCGCGCTCGCCTGGGGACTCGCGGTGAGCCCCGTACAGCCGGTCGTCGGCATCCAGGGGCTCGGCCAGCTCCTGGACACCAAGGACGCGGGCGTGGCCTGGTCGACGAGGGTGGGTCTGTCCGCCGCGTTCACCAGCGGGCTGTCCTCGCTCGTCCTGGAGGCGATGGGCACCTGGCTCGACGGCGCCGACGATCCCGCCCGCGGCCAGCTTCTCGCCGCGTTCCTACGGGTCTGCCGCCTGCGTGGCGCCGACGGCAGGCCGGACGCCGTGAACTGGCCCACCGTCCTGTGGCTGTTCGGACGGAGCGGGGCGACGGACCAGGGCCGCCCCGGAGACCTGGGCGGCGCCGCCGGGGTCGACGATGACGTCGTCGACCTCTGGCGGTCCGCGCTCGCGCACCGTGCCACGGCCAGGGAGGCGCTCGACGTACTGGAGTCCTGGATCCGGCAGGCCGACCGCGACGGAGAGTGCCGTGAGGCACTGCTCGACCTGATCGACGAACTGATCGTGGACGCCGGCGACTTCCGCCGGCTCGACCATCACCTGAAGCGGCTCGCCCATGGGCGGCCCACCTCGTCCTACACCGCGCAACTGGCCCTCGACGAGCTGGACGCGCTGCGCTGAGCGGCAACGACACGAACGACAGGAGCCAGTGTGGCCATGACCAACGGGCCGGTGCGCGGACCCTTCCCGGTGACCCGCCCGCGCGACATCGGGGACCAGGGGCGCCCGGGAGCCGGCGAGTGCGCGGTGGTCCAACTCGGCAATCAACTCCAGCCGCTGCCCAAGGGTGAGCTGCCCACGTCCGGTATCGGCTGGTTCCGGCCCAAGGGGCAGTACTGGATCGTGGACCTGAGAGAACTCGGGACGACCCTGGACGTGGAACTCGAGAGCGCGGACAAGGGGCTGCGCTTCCAGGGCTCGGTCGAGGTGGTCTGGCGCGTCGCCGACGCCCGGCTGGCGGCCGAACAGGCACCCTTCGACGTACCGAAGATCCTCAAGCGGCGTATCGTGCCGCGCCTGAACAGCGCCGCACGGAACTACGGACTGGACGCCGTGGGGGAGTTCGAGTCCTGGGCCGCCCGCGAGCAGTGGACCGGACACCTCGGCGACGGACTGCTGGAGGTTCTGGAGGTCGCCTGCGCCCTGCGGCCCGACGCCGAGGCCACGGACATCACCCGTACCGGCACGCTGAGCAGCATGCAGCGCACCAACGCGGCCGCGATCCTCAACGAGGGAGAGATCGGCCTGATGGCCGAGGCGCTCAGCAAGGACCCCGAGGCCGCCATGGAGTTCTACCGCGACCTCCGGGAGGACAAGCGGGTCGCGATGCTCGCCCATCTGGAGATCGTCAAGGCCGTGGCGGGGTCGGATTCCAGCGAGGAACACGAACGGGCCCACGCGGTCAACGAGTTGCTCGCGCAGATCCAGAACACCCTGCCCAGCTCGGCGACCCAGCTGCCGCCCGCGGCCTCGGCGAACGTACCCCGCCAGCTCGGCGAGGGCCGGTCCCGCCGCCGGGACCGGCGGGCCGGCCGCCAGGACGGCATCGCGTACGAGGACGTCCGCGACCACCGGCCGGGCTCCGACAAGGGCGACGACGCCGGACAGCCACGCCATGAAGACGACTGACGGGGCCCGCCTGCGATGATCGAGACCTTCGACCTTCTCGTGGACGTGTGGACCGAGGCCTTCTCCTGGTTCGTCTATCCGATACGCGTCCCCCTGCTGA encodes:
- a CDS encoding anti-sigma regulatory factor, producing MSQIAGEPATQDFVEVRLPAAGAYLSVLRTATAGLAARLDFTLDEIEDLRIAVDEACAILLQQAVPGSVLSCVFRLVDDSLEVTVSAPTTDGHAPARDTFAWTVLSALAGKVSSAVDEDKTVSISLYKQRGAGPGPA
- a CDS encoding UBP-type zinc finger domain-containing protein: MKQCTHADELPHPQPEPLSETCTECLATGTHPVQLRLCLTCGHVGCCDSSPGRHATEHYKDAGHPIMRTFEPGEAWRWCFVDHVLV
- a CDS encoding Na+/H+ antiporter; the protein is MDVMPLLLLVAGSAVVAAAARRTPVPAPLLLVAAGLAISYVPGVPGYTLDPHVVLPLVLPPLLYTSAADSSYLDLRAQLRPVALLSVGYVLFATFAVGWAAYLIVPNLPLTAALVLGAVVAPPDAVAATAVARRVGLPSRITTILQGESLVNDATAITAYRVALAAAVGEGATWAGGIGEFLLAAVGGVGFGLVLMVPIHWLRTHLKEALLQNTLSLLIPFVAYAAAEQVHASGVLAVVTVALYLGHRAWQVDFATRLQEEAVWKMVAFVLESAVFALIGLQLPVILKGLGQYEGGRAAWYAITVFLVVVASRFVWVYPATFLPRRLSARIREREENPTWKAPFVIAWAGMRGVVSLAIAFSIPLTVHGGGPFPERNLILFLTFTTVIGTLVLQGLTLPSLVRLLKLPGRDPQAETLAEANAQAQASRAAERRLDELLSDEHNALPGPLADRLRSVLERRRNAVWERLGQVNPLTGETVDDAYRRLSREMIGAERTVFVKLRDARYIDDEMLRTLLRRLDLEEAAAYREAV